A part of Entelurus aequoreus isolate RoL-2023_Sb linkage group LG10, RoL_Eaeq_v1.1, whole genome shotgun sequence genomic DNA contains:
- the LOC133658582 gene encoding uncharacterized protein LOC133658582, protein MDFHPLFVFHGFSTELTLERTAEATKVGKNKSSVACAVQKGEEVKEEARARIRQSGGDPGCAKLVLSESKLQFGQYRGQTFKWLLGNDVGYACSIVVLHQKERDSGYTSQSPLAVNKTALASYARLFPDMVAALRSQAALMGEMPVRELDGRAVGFGAHAKRTYSALYESPYGDDQSYLQWLRGKRTKPGSTMHAFQRYVLKRDKDAQTQTAPGPDASGKCSPQVCLTFTGEEEPTDAMLLEPTDATTDAMLLEPTDAMLLEAAMEAESQPSTSQTPMRTPLEAGPSRLTAPIAGDGAASPLTSGAELLPKSWRQTLPEDQHDWVGRALFVRGPNGKAVLKSGLQLWWQPPKKLPYYTQPPASSTVFFHSRFFLWCPYKLWGCKLECPKCRRKLTGCGLYKTLRRVLDLSDWYYMECHKKYAAWASNIIGQLSTANQAEFPAILTYKSSCDKKVIWQMQARTLGNSATRLRSNLIMEHSREWQTRAIGYLEVMDRFCAVSSSLLPGACIPPMRPLPSVSWLLSVYVREVLPRMEHTKARITSIFGSILKMDSTKKMTKKLAGEAAGMAAWVTNVGNELGQVLMSVVTAAEGDGLLAMARGLMRRYREAGRDPPLVNYVDRDCCSAAGQPKVAATFGEWDRLVVRLDVWHLMRRFSSGVTTEAHTLYGEFMNRLSFAMFEWDEGDVRRLSEAKRAEHGGNAHVQPSAKELHRHCRRRTRGAEETKRLVQEVLDHLWDAKDTMGVKLFDQDRMKEIWSTQQRHLGCIQDPPGVALYTRTSTVTRGGVALPVFRCARGSTSLESFHLHLCRFIPGTSADALHFQVYLLEGLCRWNEDRGKAAVKGTDAVTVQCYDASLQDALARLTQRLMGVTLVDNYTPGEQVHRRAHWHPVPVCPDWRRAAVPRRG, encoded by the exons ATGGATTTTCACCCATTGTTTGTGTTTCATGGCTTCTCCACTGAGCTAACCCTGGAGCGTACGGCGGAGGCAACCAAGGTGGGGAAAAATAAGTCATCGGTGGCCTGCGCGGTGCAGAAAGGCGAGGAGGTGAAAGAGGAAGCCCGGGCACGCATCCGCCAGTCTGGAGGAGACCCCGGATGCGCCAAGCTGGTGCTCAGTGAGAGCAAGCTCCAGTTTGGGCAGTACCGGGGTCAAACCTTCAAGTGGCTGCTGGGGAATGACGTGGGGTACGCCTGCAGCATCGTGGTGTTGCACCAGAAGGAGCGTGACAGCGGATACACTTCCCAGTCACCCCTCGCGGTCAACAAGACCGCACTGGCATCATACGCGCGACTCTTTCCGGACATGGTCGCCGCCTTGCGCTCTCAAGCCGCGCTCATGGGGGAGATGCCCGTCAGGGAGCTGGATGGCAGAGCAGTGGGTTTTGGGGCTCATGCCAAAAGGACATACTCCGCTCTGTACGAATCCCCCTACGGCGACGATCAATC CTACTTGCAATGGCTACGAGGCAAGCGGACCAAACCGGGTTCCACGATGCACGCCTTCCAGCGTTATGTGTTGAAGCGTGACAAGGATGCGCAAACGCAGACCGCGCCCGGACCCGACGCCTCAGGTAAATGCTCTCCCCAGGTTTGCTTGACTTTTACAGGTGAAGAGGAGCCCACTGATGCCATGCTCCTGGAGCCCACTGATGCCACCACTGATGCCATGCTCTTGGAGCCCACTGATGCCATGCTCCTTGAAGCGGCCATGGAGGCGGAATCTCAGC CTTCTACCTCGCAGACGCCGATGAGGACGCCGCTGGAAGCAGGCCCTTCCCGCCTTACAGCTCCCATCGCCGGAGACGGTGCTGCGTCGCCCCTGACTTCAGGCGCCGAG TTGCTGCCCAAGTCCTGGCGACAGACGCTGCCGGAGGACCAGCACGACTGGGTGGGCCGTGCGCTTTTTGTCCGAGGTCCCAACGGGAAAGCGGTTCTCAAGTCCGGGCTGCAGCTATGGTGGCAACCTCCTAAGAAGTTGCCGTATTACACGCAGCCCCCTGCCTCGTCCACTGTGTTTTTTCACTCCCGCTTTTTCCTGTGGTGCCCGTACAAGCTTTGGGGCTGTAAGCTCGAGTGCCCAAAATGCAGGCGCAAGCTGACAGGTTGTGGACTGTACAAGACCCTGAGAAGGGTCCTGGACCTCAGTGACTGGTACtacatggagtgccacaagaaGTATGCCGCGTGGGCCAGCAACATCATCGGACAGCTGAGCACGGCAAACCAGGCAGAGTTCCCGGCCATCCTCACCTACAA GTCATCTTGTGACAAGAAGGTCATCTGGCAGATGCAGGCTCGCACGCTGGGCAACAGTGCCACTCGTCTTCGCTCCAACTTAATAATGGAGCACTCGCGAGAGTGGCAGACTCGGGCCATCGGCTACCTGGAGGTGATGGATCGCTTTTGCGCTGTCAGCTCCTCCTTGCTGCCGGGGGCCTGTATCCCGCCCATGCGCCCGCTACCGAGCGTTTCCTGGCTGCTGTCAGTGTACGTGAGGGAGGTTCTTCCTCGCATGGAGCACACGAAGGCCAGGATCACATCTATATTCGGAAGTATCCTGAAAATGGACTCCACCAAGAAG ATGACCAAGAAGCTTGCAGGTGAAGCCGCGGGAATGGCTGCCTGGGTCACCAACGTCGGCAACGAGCTTGGCCAGGTGCTCATGTCGGTGGTGACGGCGGCAGAGGGGGACGGTCTGCTGGCCATGGCCCGGGGACTCATGCGCCGCTACCGGGAGGCCGGGCGAGACCCTCCTCTCGTGAACTACGTGGATCGTGACTGCTGCTCCGCCGCCGGACAGCCTAAG GTGGCGGCTACGTTCGGCGAGTGGGACCGGCTGGTGGTGCGCCTGGACGTGTGGCACCTCATGCGCCGCTTTTCCAGCGGCGTTACCACAGAGGCCCACACGCTCTATGGCGAATTCATGAATAGACTCTCGTTTGCCATGTTTGAGTGGGACGAGGGGGACGTGAGGCGTCTGAGTGAGGCTAAGCGGGCAGAGCATGGCGGGAACGCCCACGTCCAGCCGTCGGCCAAGGAGCTGCACCGTCACTGCCGCCGGCGCACCAGAGGAGCGGAGGAGACCAAGCGTCTTGTCCAGGAGGTGCTGGATCACCTGTGGGATGCCAAAGACACAATGGGCGTCAAGCTGTTTGACCAGGACAGAATGAAGGAGATCTGGAGCACTCAGCAACGCCACTTGGGCTGCATCCAGGACCCGCCTGGCGTGGCGCTTTATACCAGAACTTCCACAGTGACCAGAGGAGGGGTGGCTCTTCCCGTCTTCCGCTGTGCACGGGGCTCCACCTCTCTGGAGAGCTTCCATCTGCACTTGTGCCGTTTCATTCCAG GTACGTCGGCCGACGCCCTCCATTTCCAGGTTTACCTCCTGGAGGGTCTGTGTAGGTGGAACGAGGACCGAGGAAAAGCGGCGGTGAAAGGGACCGATGCTGTCACGGTGCAGTGCTATGACGCCAGTCTGCAAGACGCCCTCGCGCGGCTGACACAGCGGCTCATGGGTGTCACGCTGGTTGACAATTACACCCCAGGCGAGCAAGTACACAG GAGAGCTCATTGGCATCCAGTACCTGTATGCCCAGACTGGCGCCGTGCTGCAGTCCCACGCCGTGGATGA
- the LOC133658583 gene encoding uncharacterized protein LOC133658583: MFVQPRQERHIIELWQKLTDVDKAPLSLPPRHAPKLNKGRFKVSRQHHLEGVASVKRLYIGRGAEDAHSPDTSRLMEAVFIELSSHNRQERIISGFRQSRWSLIMRDYTRIRENLSSNRAIKAAGCSIRLLEVNHRTLTLWFNKRCKDMAKADVVATVPAQSGAATTTQSLPAARELMEDIAQPHNALDYQHPADTSGLACTRRGPVVPELYRAVVAAAAPPSSSSSAAAPPSSSAAAALPPPPPPPPSSSAAAAPPPLGSTTRVPRSTAWYRKKKALSLGGIMDINDLKRTETFKCKLCGQPKNKEHGHSRYRNETFCARSQGRSVEEWLAEKRSQDTQRQRQTQHTRATQPLANPQTPVPNPQTPVPNPQTPVPNPQTPVPNPQTPVPNPQTPVPNPQTPVPNPQTPVPNPQTPVPNPQTPVPNPQTPVPNPQTPVPNPQTPVPNPQTPVPNPQTPVPNPQTPVPNPQTPVPNPQTPVPNPQTPVPNPQTPVPNPQTPVPNPQTPVPNPQTPVPNPQTPVPNPQTPVPNPYAHSVLLLRKILPKPPP; the protein is encoded by the exons ATGTTTGTGCAGCCTCGGCAGGAGAGGCATATTATCGAACTTTGGCAAAAGCTGACAGACGTAGACAAAGCTCCTCTCAGCCTTCCCCCCCGCCACGCTCCCAAGCTGAACAAGGGACGCTTCAAGGTCTCCAGGCAGCACCACTTGGAAGGGGTGGCCAGTGTAAAACG TTTGTACATCGGGCGGGGCGCCGAGGATGCGCACTCTCCGGACACAAGCAGGTTGATGGAGGCCGTCTTTATCGAGCTGTCGAGCCACAACAGGCAAGAGCGCATCATTTCGGGGTTCCGGCAGAGCCGATGGTCGCTGATAATGCGGGACTACACGCGCATTCGCGAGAACCTGTCCAGCAACCGGGCCATCAAAGCTGCTGGCTGCAGCATTCGCCTCTTGGAGGTCAACCACCGCACGCTCACTCTATG gtTCAACAAGCGGTGTAAGGACATGGCCAAGGCTGATGTTGTTGCGACGGTGCCAGCACAAAGTGGAGCAGCGACGACAACACAGTCCCTTCCTGCAGCCAGGGAACTGATGGAAGACATCGCACAACCCCATAATGCACTCGATTATCAGCACCCAGCTGACACCTCTGGCCTGGCTTGCACACGGAGGGGGCCTGTGGTGCCAGAACTCTACCGTgctgttgttgctgctgctgctcctccatcatcatcatcatccgctGCTGCTCCTCCATCATCATCCGCTGCAGctgctcttcctcctcctcctcctcctcctccatcatcctctgctgctgctgctcctccTCCATTGGGCTCCACCACCAGGGTACCACGCTCAACTGCTTGGTATCGGAAAAAGAAGGCACTCAGCTTAGGTGGTATTATGGACATCAACGACCTCAAGCGAACCGAGACATTCAAGTGCAAACTCTGTGGGCAACCAAAGAATAAAGAACATGGCCACAGTCGCTACAGAAACGAGACCTTTTGCGCACGTTCGCAGGGGCGTTCGGTGGAGGAGTGGCTGGCTGAGAAGAGGAGCCAGGACACCCAAAGACAG AGGCAGACCCAGCACACAAGAGCAACCCAGCCACTTGCCAACCCACAGACCCCTGTGCCCAACCCACAGACCCCTGTGCCCAACCCACAGACCCCTGTGCCCAACCCACAGACCCCTGTACCCAACCCACAGACCCCTGTGCCCAACCCACAGACCCCTGTACCCAACCCACAGACCCCTGTGCCCAACCCACAGACCCCTGTACCCAACCCACAGACCCCTGTACCCAACCCACAGACCCCTGTGCCCAACCCACAGACCCCTGTGCCCAACCCACAGACCCCTGTGCCCAACCCACAGACCCCTGTACCCAACCCACAGACCCCTGTGCCCAACCCACAGACCCCTGTACCCAACCCACAGACCCCTGTGCCCAACCCACAGACCCCTGTGCCCAACCCACAGACCCCTGTGCCCAACCCACAGACCCCTGTGCCCAACCCACAGACCCCTGTACCCAACCCACAGACCCCTGTGCCCAACCCACAGACCCCTGTACCCAACCCACAGACCCCTGTGCCCAACCCACAGACCCCTGTGCCCAACCCACAGACCCCTGTGCCCAACCCATACGCCCATTCAGTGCTGCTGCTGCGGAAGATTTTACCAAAGCCACCTCCGTAA